A segment of the Lelliottia amnigena genome:
CATTATGCGTCCGCTGGGCGGACTCTATTTCGGATCGCTGGGCGATCGCATTGGGCGTCAAAAAGTGTTGGCGACGGTGATCCTGCTGACGTCAGGTGCGACGTTCGTGATGGGGCTGCTGCCGACGTTTTCACAAATCGGTATCGCCGCGACGGTCCTGCTGGTTATCACCCGTCTGATTCAGGGCTTTGCCGCCGGTGGCGAAAGCTCAGGGCAACGACGTTCCTGGCCGAATATGCGCCAACCGCTCGGCGCGGGTATTTCACCTGCTGGATCGATAACTTCGGATTTATGGCCTTTGTCGCGGGCTCCGGTCTGGTGTTTCTGCTGACCGCTACGCTTGGCGAAGCGACGATGAGCGACTGGGGCTGGCGCATTCCCTTCCTGATTGCCGGACCGCTGGGTCTGGTCGGGTTGTATCTGCGAAAACATCTCGAAGACACGCCTGAGTTTCTGGAGATGGTTAAGAGCGGCAAAACGGAAGCGTCGCCGCTACGGACTGCCGTCACCACGGCCTGGGGCGCGCTGCTGTTTTGTGTGGGTTTTGTGGTGATCAAGGCGGTAGGGCACTGGACATTGCAGACCTTTATGCCGAGCTATTTATCCACCGAACTCCATTATTCAAAACTCGACTCTTACGCTATCACCACCGTTGGTCTGTTCGCGATTGCGGTAATGGTGCCGTTTATGGGGTATTTGTCGGATAAATTTGGTCGTAAACCGTTGATGCTTGCGGGCTGCGCGGGTTTTATCTTGTTCACCTATCCCGCCATGATGGTGATGGCGCGCGGCGATATGCTGTCTGCCGTACTGGCGATGTTGCTTCTGGGGGCGTTTATTGCCGCCTTTGACGGCGCATGCAGCGCGGCGATGGCAGAACTGTTCCCAACCAGCATTCGCTATGGCGGAATGGCCATTGCGTACAATGTCGCTGTGGCATTCTTTTGGCGGGATCACGCCATGGTTTTCGGCGTATCTGATGACGGCAACAGGCAACCCGTTCTCTCCGGCTTACTATGTGATGGAGCGGCGCTGATCACGTTCCTGACGGTGTTACGCGCGAAAGAAACAGCAGGACAGCCACTTCGTCGTTAAGTAGATAAACATTCGTCCTTAAGTGGAGCTTTAACGGTCTGATTTTGATTAAGTCTGTTGTATTTCAACGATGAATATATCCATGACAAACGCGAAGTAAACGAATATAAATGCGCAGTCTGCCAGGGAGAGGCGAATATAAACCATTCTGCTGTGTGTTTACGGGGTCTGACCGATGTCGGCAGGCCCCGGATTTTCGTGAACAATGTGCCCATTCACGCCGATTCAAACCCAATACTTAAACAGTGGAACATAGTCCCACTGTTTTAATCATTCATATAACCATTTTCCAGCAACAGCGGATTCCGCAAACATTCTCACTGTTAATGGTAATCGCGTAGCTTCAATATCCTCTCGTTTAGCGTTACCGAACCAACGTGTCATTCGAGGAGTATTCTGCCAAGGAAAATAGCGGCTCCAGTTGACAACAGACAGGTCAACGTTGAACTCTTTTTCGTACCGATCTAAGGCGCTGTGAAGGTCGTCCCCAGGCGCATCGAACAAATCCGATTCGAGTTCAAGCAGGATTTCCTTCCCGTTAATGTTAAGCTCACGGGAAATTTCATCCCTGAACATTTCCAACACATCACATCGAATATCGCTCATCAGAAAGATGTCCAT
Coding sequences within it:
- a CDS encoding Protein of uncharacterised function (DUF1493), which translates into the protein MSDIRCDVLEMFRDEISRELNINGKEILLELESDLFDAPGDDLHSALDRYEKEFNVDLSVVNWSRYFPWQNTPRMTRWFGNAKREDIEATRLPLTVRMFAESAVAGKWLYE
- the proP_5 gene encoding general substrate transporter, whose protein sequence is MAFVAGSGLVFLLTATLGEATMSDWGWRIPFLIAGPLGLVGLYLRKHLEDTPEFLEMVKSGKTEASPLRTAVTTAWGALLFCVGFVVIKAVGHWTLQTFMPSYLSTELHYSKLDSYAITTVGLFAIAVMVPFMGYLSDKFGRKPLMLAGCAGFILFTYPAMMVMARGDMLSAVLAMLLLGAFIAAFDGACSAAMAELFPTSIRYGGMAIAYNVAVAFFWRDHAMVFGVSDDGNRQPVLSGLLCDGAALITFLTVLRAKETAGQPLRR